One genomic segment of Pandoraea sputorum includes these proteins:
- the rseP gene encoding RIP metalloprotease RseP produces MNLLTTLLAFAIAIGVLVVFHELGHYTVARLCGVKVLRFSVGFGTPLLKWTMGRDRTEWTVCALPLGGYVRMLDERDETQIVAPEDRARAFNQKSVYKRFAIVAAGPVANFLLAIALYASLNLAGVAEPVARIAPPAAGTLAARAGLSGGELITGVRENGRSPDEAVGEEAAVRSWEDLRWRLVDPMIEGQRVTLVARTRDGRAEYTLDAAGQHFDADGEQDFMQRLGLVPSARVKVGQIIAGGAAGLAGLRVGDEITAVDGSPVTSAKALVDAVRAHPGKPMTLTVRRDGSPQNVTLTPNVEVDSATTGGERVGKIGAALASQVDSVTVRYGLFEAIGRGAQRTWDVTAFSVRMFGKMIIGQASLKNLSGPVTIADYAGRSARLGLDYFIAFLALVSISLGVLNLLPIPVLDGGYLLYYAVEAITGRAVSERWQGALQRVGIVCILALSAVALFNDLSKLLH; encoded by the coding sequence ATGAATCTGCTGACCACGTTGCTAGCGTTCGCCATCGCCATTGGTGTTCTGGTGGTGTTCCATGAGTTGGGCCACTACACGGTCGCAAGGCTTTGCGGCGTGAAGGTTCTGCGATTCTCGGTGGGCTTCGGGACGCCGCTCCTCAAATGGACGATGGGGCGGGACCGCACCGAATGGACGGTCTGCGCATTGCCGCTCGGCGGTTACGTCCGCATGCTTGACGAGCGTGACGAAACGCAGATCGTCGCCCCGGAAGACCGGGCGCGTGCGTTCAATCAAAAGTCTGTCTACAAGCGTTTCGCCATTGTGGCGGCCGGTCCGGTCGCCAACTTCCTCCTTGCCATTGCCCTCTATGCGAGCCTGAATCTGGCGGGGGTGGCGGAGCCTGTCGCGCGAATCGCGCCGCCTGCGGCCGGCACGCTTGCAGCCCGTGCAGGGTTGTCCGGCGGCGAACTGATCACCGGGGTGCGGGAAAACGGCCGAAGTCCCGATGAGGCCGTCGGCGAGGAAGCGGCAGTGCGTTCCTGGGAAGATCTTCGCTGGCGCCTGGTCGACCCGATGATCGAAGGGCAGCGCGTGACGCTGGTGGCGCGCACGCGCGATGGCCGTGCGGAATACACGCTGGACGCGGCCGGGCAGCATTTCGACGCAGATGGCGAACAGGACTTCATGCAGCGTCTGGGCCTGGTGCCCTCAGCGCGCGTCAAGGTAGGACAGATCATCGCAGGCGGTGCTGCCGGACTTGCCGGGTTACGCGTGGGCGACGAGATTACGGCGGTGGATGGCAGTCCGGTGACGTCCGCCAAGGCGCTCGTCGATGCCGTTCGTGCCCACCCGGGCAAGCCGATGACCCTGACGGTGCGCCGGGACGGCAGCCCTCAAAACGTCACACTGACGCCGAATGTGGAAGTCGATTCGGCAACGACGGGGGGCGAGCGTGTGGGCAAGATCGGCGCAGCGCTGGCCAGTCAGGTCGATTCGGTGACCGTCCGCTACGGGCTATTCGAGGCGATTGGCCGCGGGGCGCAGCGCACGTGGGATGTGACAGCCTTCAGCGTGCGCATGTTTGGGAAGATGATCATTGGGCAGGCATCGCTCAAGAATCTGAGCGGTCCGGTGACGATTGCGGATTACGCAGGGCGTTCGGCTCGGCTCGGTCTGGATTATTTCATCGCCTTTCTGGCGCTTGTCAGCATTAGCCTCGGCGTATTGAATCTATTGCCGATTCCGGTTTTGGACGGTGGCTATCTGTTATATTATGCGGTCGAAGCGATTACCGGTCGGGCAGTTTCCGAACGGTGGCAGGGCGCGCTGCAACGAGTGGGCATCGTTTGCATCCTTGCGCTCTCTGCCGTAGCACTTTTCAACGACCTGTCGAAGTTGTTGCACTAG
- the ispC gene encoding 1-deoxy-D-xylulose-5-phosphate reductoisomerase codes for MSQRLSILGSTGSIGVSTLDVVGRHPDRFSVYALSAHRNLDRLFEQCVAHRPQVAVVADADGARALSARLAEAGLKIDVTYGPQALIEIAEAGEVTMVVAAIVGAAGLQSTLAAARAGKRILLANKESLVLSGALFMATAERAGATLLPLDSEHNAIFQCLPQVAGENRISTRGVEKLVLTASGGPFRERELASLENVTPDEACAHPNWVMGRKISVDSASMMNKGLEVIEAHWLFNMPPEKIEVLIHPQSVIHSMVTYTDGSTLAQLGNPDMRTPIAHALAFPDRVTSGVAGLNLADIGKLTFEAPDLRRFPCLRLAFDTLHRGGTAGALLNASNEVAVAAFLEGRIRFTAIAQVVERVLDTVAVGEATSLEVVLEADHRARELATEIVAGLPAPARS; via the coding sequence ATGTCGCAACGTCTTTCCATTCTCGGCTCCACTGGCTCCATTGGCGTTAGCACGCTCGATGTCGTGGGGCGTCATCCGGATCGCTTCTCGGTCTATGCGCTGTCGGCGCACCGTAATCTCGATCGTCTTTTTGAGCAGTGTGTCGCTCATCGTCCGCAAGTGGCGGTCGTGGCCGATGCAGATGGCGCACGCGCGCTGTCGGCGCGTCTGGCCGAGGCGGGCCTGAAGATCGACGTGACGTATGGCCCGCAAGCGCTGATCGAAATCGCCGAGGCCGGCGAGGTCACGATGGTTGTGGCGGCGATCGTGGGTGCGGCAGGTCTGCAATCGACGCTCGCTGCTGCACGCGCAGGCAAGCGCATTCTGCTCGCGAACAAAGAGTCACTGGTGCTTTCCGGTGCGTTGTTCATGGCGACCGCAGAGCGCGCGGGCGCCACGTTGCTGCCGCTCGATAGCGAACACAACGCCATTTTCCAATGCTTGCCGCAAGTCGCCGGGGAGAACCGTATTTCGACACGTGGTGTCGAGAAACTGGTGCTGACCGCTTCGGGTGGCCCGTTCCGTGAGCGCGAGCTGGCGTCGCTCGAGAATGTGACGCCCGACGAAGCATGCGCGCATCCGAACTGGGTGATGGGCCGCAAGATCTCGGTGGACTCGGCGAGCATGATGAACAAGGGCCTTGAAGTCATTGAGGCGCACTGGCTGTTCAATATGCCGCCGGAGAAGATCGAGGTACTGATTCATCCGCAAAGCGTGATTCACTCGATGGTCACGTACACAGATGGCTCGACACTGGCGCAGCTTGGCAACCCCGATATGCGCACGCCGATCGCTCACGCGTTGGCGTTTCCCGATCGGGTGACGTCTGGTGTTGCCGGACTTAATCTCGCGGACATCGGCAAGCTGACCTTTGAGGCGCCGGATCTGCGCCGTTTCCCATGTCTGCGTCTGGCGTTCGACACGCTGCATCGCGGCGGTACGGCGGGTGCTTTGCTCAATGCATCCAACGAAGTGGCCGTGGCGGCGTTCCTAGAAGGACGCATCCGTTTCACCGCGATTGCGCAGGTGGTCGAGCGCGTGCTCGACACCGTCGCCGTGGGTGAGGCCACCTCGCTCGAGGTCGTGCTTGAAGCCGACCATCGTGCCCGCGAACTCGCGACGGAGATCGTTGCCGGTTTGCCTGCACCAGCGCGTTCCTGA
- a CDS encoding phosphatidate cytidylyltransferase, with product MLKTRVITAVVLLAILLPVIFVGTPAQFALLAAVIVAAAGWEWGRLVGLNGTGAVFYGALALLGVGLTWAGGWTLSSIWLKPAAVFWILAGPYTLARKPATQGAWRGLLLVAGPVLLIAAWQALCLARERGVAFLLSVLIIVWLADTGAYFAGRAFGKRKLAPSISPGKSWEGAIGGWLLVLVIAAAVLVSGLQAPTIVSHLASTLGLALGALALTVLVAFSVVGDLFESQLKRQAGVKDSSALLPGHGGVLDRIDALLPVLPLAMLFV from the coding sequence ATGCTCAAGACACGCGTTATTACCGCTGTCGTACTTCTTGCCATCCTTTTGCCCGTGATCTTCGTCGGTACGCCGGCGCAGTTCGCGCTGCTCGCGGCCGTTATCGTTGCTGCCGCCGGGTGGGAGTGGGGGCGTTTGGTCGGACTGAACGGCACGGGTGCCGTTTTTTATGGCGCGCTGGCCCTGTTGGGTGTCGGGCTGACCTGGGCAGGGGGCTGGACGCTGTCGTCGATCTGGCTCAAACCGGCCGCTGTCTTCTGGATTCTCGCCGGACCCTACACCCTCGCACGTAAGCCCGCGACGCAAGGCGCGTGGCGTGGTCTGTTGCTGGTGGCTGGGCCGGTATTGCTGATTGCCGCCTGGCAGGCGCTTTGTCTCGCGCGTGAGCGTGGCGTCGCCTTCCTGCTGTCGGTGCTCATCATCGTTTGGCTCGCCGACACCGGCGCTTATTTCGCCGGACGAGCTTTCGGCAAACGCAAGCTCGCGCCGTCCATCAGTCCCGGAAAGTCGTGGGAAGGTGCTATCGGCGGGTGGCTGCTGGTCCTCGTGATTGCTGCGGCAGTGCTCGTCAGCGGATTGCAGGCGCCGACCATCGTTTCTCATCTCGCCAGCACGTTGGGCCTCGCACTCGGCGCATTGGCGTTGACGGTGCTGGTGGCTTTCTCGGTCGTAGGCGATCTGTTCGAATCTCAACTCAAGCGGCAAGCCGGCGTGAAGGATTCCAGCGCGCTGCTGCCCGGTCATGGCGGTGTGCTCGATCGAATCGATGCGCTGCTCCCGGTGCTCCCACTGGCTATGCTCTTCGTCTGA
- the uppS gene encoding polyprenyl diphosphate synthase, translated as MGFLSSTLSAPETASIPRHVAIVMDGNGRWATSRKLPRVAGHKRGVDAVREAVTACAELGVEYLTLFAFSSENWRRPQDEVSTLMQLFILALEREVGKLHSNGIRLRVIGALEAFEPRIQELVRRAEERTQDNKGLTLTIAANYGGRWDILQAAQKLAAARVAQGGAAALDTSFSEDDLAPYLSMAYAPEPDLFIRTGGDQRVSNFLLWQLAYTELYFTEEFWPDFNANTLKRAVAEFQQRERRFGRTSAQVQNPSGQSA; from the coding sequence ATGGGTTTTCTCAGCTCTACGCTTTCTGCTCCTGAGACAGCGAGCATTCCGCGCCACGTTGCCATCGTCATGGACGGCAACGGGCGTTGGGCTACCAGTCGTAAATTGCCTCGCGTTGCGGGGCACAAGCGTGGTGTTGACGCCGTGCGTGAAGCGGTGACGGCATGTGCCGAGCTTGGCGTCGAGTACCTGACCCTGTTTGCGTTCAGTTCCGAGAACTGGCGTCGTCCGCAGGATGAAGTCTCGACGCTCATGCAGCTTTTCATTCTCGCGCTCGAGCGCGAGGTGGGGAAGCTGCACAGCAACGGCATCCGTCTTCGCGTCATTGGTGCGCTCGAAGCGTTCGAGCCGCGCATTCAGGAACTCGTCAGGCGTGCGGAAGAGCGTACGCAGGACAACAAAGGTCTCACTTTGACCATCGCCGCCAATTATGGCGGGCGGTGGGATATTCTCCAGGCAGCTCAGAAGCTCGCCGCTGCGCGTGTCGCGCAGGGGGGGGCTGCAGCGCTCGATACGTCGTTTTCGGAAGACGATCTCGCGCCCTATCTGAGCATGGCTTATGCACCGGAGCCGGATCTCTTTATCCGTACCGGCGGCGACCAGCGCGTCAGTAATTTTCTGCTTTGGCAACTGGCGTACACTGAACTGTATTTCACCGAAGAATTCTGGCCGGACTTCAACGCCAATACGCTTAAGCGGGCGGTCGCCGAGTTTCAGCAGCGCGAGCGCCGCTTTGGCCGTACCAGCGCGCAAGTCCAGAACCCCTCGGGACAATCCGCCTGA
- the frr gene encoding ribosome recycling factor, giving the protein MSVADVKKNVEQKMKSSIESFKNNLAKIRTGRAHVGLLDHVQVDYYGSMVPISQVANVSLVDARTIGVQAWEKNMVPKVEKAIRESDLGLNPATQGDLIRVPMPQLTEERRREMTKLVKSEGENAKVAVRNLRRDANEQLKKMVKDKEISEDDERRGGDDVQKFTDKFVAEIDELVKQKDAEIMTV; this is encoded by the coding sequence ATGAGCGTTGCTGACGTCAAGAAAAATGTCGAGCAAAAGATGAAGAGCTCGATCGAGTCGTTCAAGAACAACCTGGCGAAGATTCGTACCGGCCGCGCGCACGTTGGCCTGCTCGATCACGTCCAGGTCGATTATTACGGTTCGATGGTGCCCATCTCTCAAGTCGCCAACGTGAGCCTTGTCGACGCCCGTACGATCGGTGTGCAGGCGTGGGAAAAGAACATGGTCCCCAAGGTCGAAAAGGCCATCCGCGAGTCGGATCTGGGCCTGAACCCGGCGACGCAGGGCGATCTGATTCGCGTGCCGATGCCCCAACTGACCGAAGAGCGCCGTCGCGAAATGACGAAGCTGGTCAAGTCGGAAGGCGAAAACGCCAAGGTTGCCGTGCGCAACCTGCGCCGCGACGCGAACGAGCAGCTCAAGAAGATGGTGAAGGACAAGGAGATTTCTGAAGACGACGAGCGCCGTGGTGGCGACGATGTCCAGAAGTTCACCGACAAATTCGTCGCCGAAATCGACGAGTTGGTGAAGCAGAAGGACGCTGAGATCATGACGGTTTAA